Proteins encoded within one genomic window of Methanoregula sp. UBA64:
- a CDS encoding phosphopentomutase/phosphoglucosamine mutase, with amino-acid sequence MLFGSSGIRQRFDRTLVETALAVGAVLGEHFPDCIVGTDTRTTSPLLARAIIAGILETGGQARFAGIAPTPAIAYSARTATAGCMITASHNPEEYNGIKLFNPDGSSFLQDQQREVEARLKELHWADWRRQGTETSVDVLTPHRKAILDEVSIDPGLFVIIDCGNGAGSVQTPPMLEEAGARTMCLTSNPMGYFGRPSEPLKEYLGYVGEMVTKTGAACAVVHDGDADRMMAFDNRGRYIDGDHLLMLFAEHLNAKRVVTTSDASMLVEETAEVRRTPVGDAYVSEELRSWGDFGGEPSGAWIFPQISYCPDGPFAAALFCEIASGCDVAERLDAMPSYTILRESFRDEKAREKVTGLGAAIPTDGIRVAKENGWYLIRASGTEPKIRITAEGTTPDAAKEMMRAAKTCLMQGKTP; translated from the coding sequence ATGCTTTTTGGCTCGTCCGGTATCCGACAGAGGTTTGACCGGACACTGGTGGAAACGGCACTGGCAGTCGGTGCCGTGCTCGGCGAACATTTTCCAGATTGTATCGTAGGAACCGATACCCGGACAACAAGCCCGCTCCTGGCCCGGGCAATAATTGCCGGCATCCTTGAGACCGGCGGGCAGGCACGCTTTGCCGGGATCGCCCCGACCCCCGCAATCGCGTACAGTGCCCGCACGGCAACGGCGGGGTGTATGATCACCGCCTCCCACAATCCCGAAGAGTACAACGGGATCAAGCTGTTCAACCCGGACGGTTCCTCGTTTCTGCAGGATCAGCAGCGGGAAGTCGAGGCCCGGCTTAAGGAGCTGCACTGGGCGGATTGGCGCAGGCAGGGAACGGAAACTTCTGTTGACGTGCTCACGCCCCACCGAAAAGCGATCCTCGACGAAGTCTCCATAGATCCCGGCCTTTTTGTTATTATCGACTGCGGAAACGGCGCCGGTTCGGTCCAGACTCCCCCGATGCTGGAAGAGGCCGGCGCAAGGACCATGTGCCTTACCAGCAATCCCATGGGATATTTCGGCCGGCCTTCGGAACCGCTCAAAGAATATCTCGGGTACGTGGGGGAGATGGTAACAAAGACCGGGGCTGCGTGTGCGGTTGTGCACGATGGCGATGCCGACCGCATGATGGCGTTCGACAACCGCGGACGGTATATCGACGGCGATCACCTCCTGATGCTCTTTGCCGAACATCTCAATGCAAAACGGGTGGTCACGACAAGCGATGCCTCGATGCTTGTTGAGGAGACTGCCGAAGTCCGCCGTACGCCGGTAGGCGATGCCTATGTCTCGGAGGAGCTGCGGTCCTGGGGGGACTTCGGCGGGGAGCCGAGCGGTGCCTGGATCTTCCCGCAGATCTCCTACTGCCCGGATGGCCCCTTTGCCGCAGCGCTCTTCTGCGAGATCGCATCGGGATGCGATGTAGCGGAACGCCTGGATGCCATGCCTTCGTACACGATTCTCCGCGAATCGTTCCGCGATGAGAAGGCACGGGAGAAAGTTACCGGCCTTGGCGCTGCTATACCTACCGATGGCATCCGTGTTGCAAAAGAGAACGGGTGGTATCTCATCCGGGCGAGCGGGACCGAGCCCAAGATCCGGATCACGGCGGAGGGCACAACGCCCGATGCAGCAAAAGAGATGATGCGGGCGGCAAAAACCTGCCTTATGCAGGGGAAAACACCTTAA
- a CDS encoding cyclase family protein — protein sequence MKIIDITRPLSSTTPAYPGDAPSQFSQRDAGLYLVSEIHMSSHSGTHIDAPVHYLKRGDTIDTVPLDHLIGPCRVIDVTGAGNNITAAALDDRLGGTNRILLKTAFSRETQFREDYPHLTNDAAELLTKNGVLCVGIDSFSIEASVCDGSVHRTLLGAGCLVIELLDLSGVREGEYEMIALPLRLSGLDGAPARVVLTQK from the coding sequence ATGAAAATTATCGATATCACACGACCCCTTTCCAGTACTACTCCGGCATATCCCGGGGACGCACCTTCGCAGTTTTCCCAGCGGGACGCAGGGCTGTACCTGGTAAGCGAGATACACATGAGCAGCCATTCGGGCACCCACATCGATGCCCCGGTCCATTACCTGAAACGGGGGGACACGATCGATACCGTCCCGCTCGATCACCTGATCGGCCCCTGCCGGGTAATCGACGTGACCGGCGCCGGCAACAATATTACAGCAGCGGCGCTCGATGACAGGCTTGGGGGAACTAACAGGATCCTCTTGAAGACCGCCTTTTCCCGCGAGACGCAGTTCCGGGAAGACTACCCCCATCTCACCAACGATGCAGCGGAACTTTTGACGAAGAATGGTGTCCTATGTGTGGGGATTGACTCGTTCTCGATCGAGGCGTCAGTCTGCGACGGCTCAGTCCACCGCACGCTGCTTGGCGCCGGCTGCCTGGTAATCGAACTCCTCGACCTTTCCGGAGTCAGGGAAGGAGAATATGAAATGATTGCACTCCCGCTTCGGCTTTCTGGCCTTGACGGCGCACCGGCACGGGTTGTACTGACACAGAAATAA
- a CDS encoding protein-L-isoaspartate(D-aspartate) O-methyltransferase encodes MPPAYPRSEERIRMVEQQIAGRGITDTRVLAAMREIPRHLFVPAPYDRDAYADDPLPIGNGQTISQPYIVALMTGLLRIKDTDTVLELGAGSGYQAAILSVLAKTVITIERIERVAALARANLAAIVAKNVQIIIGDGTRGYPAGAPYNGILVTAATPQIPAPLTAQLGEGGRLVAPVGGRSLQDLVVLERHGSRFIEARHGGVRFVPLIGEYGWEEN; translated from the coding sequence ATGCCCCCTGCGTATCCCCGATCAGAAGAACGGATCCGGATGGTGGAGCAGCAGATCGCAGGCCGGGGCATTACCGATACACGGGTCCTTGCCGCAATGCGGGAGATCCCCCGCCACCTTTTTGTCCCGGCGCCGTACGACCGGGACGCATACGCCGACGACCCTCTGCCGATAGGAAACGGGCAGACCATATCGCAGCCCTACATTGTTGCGCTCATGACCGGGCTGCTCCGGATAAAAGATACCGACACGGTTCTTGAGCTCGGGGCCGGGAGCGGATACCAGGCGGCGATCCTCTCGGTGCTCGCAAAAACCGTGATCACGATAGAACGGATCGAGAGGGTTGCAGCGCTCGCACGGGCAAACCTTGCTGCTATCGTTGCAAAAAACGTACAGATTATTATCGGGGACGGGACGCGCGGTTATCCCGCAGGGGCACCGTACAACGGGATCCTCGTAACCGCGGCAACCCCGCAAATTCCCGCACCGCTTACAGCCCAGCTCGGTGAGGGCGGGCGGCTGGTAGCCCCGGTCGGCGGACGCTCCCTTCAGGACCTGGTCGTGCTCGAACGGCACGGCAGCCGATTTATCGAGGCGCGGCACGGCGGCGTCCGGTTCGTGCCGCTTATCGGGGAATACGGCTGGGAGGAGAACTAA
- a CDS encoding SufD family Fe-S cluster assembly protein, which translates to MSPQLNTPGITKDDQERIVQSGFDLNLENRCGSYLQMDQDVVESECREEGIEVLSYKKALEKHAWLKDYVWKAVAKDKDEITKYVAEQPDPKGYVIIAHKGTKNILPIQACLYLGRETIQHVHNIIIAEEGAELHMISGCASGGHVGNGAKHYGVSEFYIKKDAKVSFTMIHTWNENVEVFPRSASIVEENGVFLSNYVCMQPVKKVQMYPTATLKGDNSVARFSTIAIASPTSFIDVGSRAILEGKGASAELLTRAITKGGTIMSRGHIQGKTAGTKGHLECKGLILKDGIIYAIPEIEGQVVGTELSHEAAVGKLAQDEIEYLMSRGLSEDEATATIIRGFLDVTITGLPEALQKQIDATIDVAEKAGF; encoded by the coding sequence ATGTCGCCGCAACTGAATACACCGGGGATCACAAAAGACGATCAGGAACGGATCGTCCAGTCGGGTTTCGATCTCAACCTGGAGAACCGCTGCGGCAGTTACCTCCAGATGGACCAGGACGTCGTAGAATCCGAATGCCGCGAGGAAGGCATTGAGGTCCTGTCGTACAAAAAAGCCCTGGAAAAACACGCATGGCTCAAAGATTACGTCTGGAAAGCTGTTGCAAAAGACAAAGACGAGATCACGAAATACGTTGCCGAGCAGCCCGACCCGAAGGGATACGTGATCATCGCCCACAAGGGGACAAAGAATATCCTCCCGATCCAGGCCTGCCTGTACCTCGGCCGCGAGACCATCCAGCATGTCCATAATATTATCATCGCCGAAGAGGGGGCCGAACTCCACATGATCTCGGGCTGTGCAAGCGGCGGGCATGTAGGAAACGGTGCAAAGCACTACGGCGTCTCCGAGTTCTACATCAAAAAGGACGCGAAAGTCAGCTTTACCATGATCCACACCTGGAACGAGAATGTGGAAGTTTTCCCGCGGAGTGCCTCCATTGTCGAGGAGAACGGGGTCTTCCTCTCGAACTATGTCTGCATGCAGCCGGTAAAGAAAGTCCAGATGTACCCGACCGCGACGTTAAAAGGCGATAATTCGGTTGCCCGGTTCTCGACGATTGCCATTGCGTCCCCGACCTCGTTCATCGATGTCGGGTCCCGGGCGATCCTCGAAGGAAAAGGTGCAAGTGCGGAGCTGTTGACCCGGGCCATCACCAAGGGCGGGACGATCATGTCCCGGGGCCATATCCAGGGAAAGACTGCCGGGACCAAAGGGCATCTCGAATGCAAGGGCCTGATCCTCAAAGACGGGATAATCTACGCGATCCCGGAGATCGAGGGCCAGGTGGTAGGCACCGAGCTCTCGCACGAAGCAGCGGTGGGCAAACTGGCGCAGGATGAGATCGAGTACCTGATGTCCCGGGGGCTCTCCGAGGACGAGGCGACTGCTACGATTATCCGGGGATTCCTCGATGTCACGATTACCGGGCTTCCGGAAGCGCTCCAGAAGCAGATCGATGCCACCATCGACGTGGCAGAGAAGGCAGGATTCTGA
- a CDS encoding ABC transporter ATP-binding protein encodes MLDIRDLHVNVGEKEVLHGINLSIGSGETHVLMGPNGSGKTTLLMTLMGFSGYKITKGTITFNGKDVTAMHADERARQGIGMLFQRPPTISGLKLGKLLTAISHNKAVDIPGLADSVHMSGFLERDINKGFSGGEIKRSEVLQLMIQNPDFVMLDEPESGVDLENISLIGKAIGTLLEKDKRIMKREKSGLVITHTGFILDYLDADKGHVMCDGRISCHGNPREILKDIKERGYTECRECRRN; translated from the coding sequence ATGCTGGATATCAGGGATCTGCATGTGAATGTCGGGGAGAAGGAGGTGCTGCATGGCATCAACCTCTCCATCGGCTCCGGGGAGACCCACGTGCTCATGGGCCCCAACGGTTCCGGGAAGACCACGCTTCTTATGACGCTGATGGGATTCTCCGGCTATAAGATCACAAAAGGGACGATCACGTTCAATGGAAAAGACGTGACTGCAATGCACGCCGACGAACGGGCACGGCAGGGGATCGGGATGCTCTTCCAGCGCCCGCCCACCATCTCCGGCCTCAAGCTCGGCAAGCTGCTCACCGCCATCTCGCACAACAAGGCCGTTGACATCCCCGGCCTTGCAGACTCGGTGCACATGAGCGGGTTTTTGGAACGGGACATCAACAAGGGTTTTTCCGGCGGGGAGATCAAGAGGAGCGAAGTGCTCCAGCTCATGATCCAGAACCCGGACTTTGTGATGCTCGATGAACCCGAGAGCGGGGTAGACCTCGAAAACATCTCTCTGATCGGTAAGGCCATCGGAACCCTGCTTGAAAAAGACAAGCGGATCATGAAGCGGGAAAAAAGCGGTCTTGTGATCACCCATACGGGATTCATCCTCGATTACCTTGACGCAGACAAGGGTCATGTCATGTGCGACGGCAGGATCAGCTGCCACGGGAACCCCCGGGAGATCTTAAAAGATATCAAGGAACGCGGATACACGGAGTGTCGGGAATGTCGCCGCAACTGA
- a CDS encoding DNA-methyltransferase has protein sequence MCSLSVTTFQYPVSSVVFLRQEKVKDKAGKARVRKGSKDAKEPVHSRKTAEIEPFLDRIVCGDAAGILATLPSESVDLVITSPPYNFGHSYAHDPHDDTHEWNEYFATLNRVWTECERVLVPGGRIAVNVQPLFSDYVPTHHIISRQLAALGLLWKAEFLWEKNNYNAKYTAWGSWKSPSMPYIKYTWEFIEVFDKGTHKKTGRREDIDITADEFKEWVIGRWKITPEHRMKEFSHPAMFPEELPRRLMKLFSYKNDIVLDPFNGTGTTTLVAAKNGRRFIGIDISEQYCDTARERLGSAAPGRRSPG, from the coding sequence ATGTGTTCTTTATCTGTCACAACGTTCCAGTACCCGGTAAGCAGCGTGGTCTTTTTGCGGCAGGAAAAAGTAAAGGACAAGGCAGGAAAGGCCCGGGTCCGGAAGGGTTCGAAAGATGCAAAAGAGCCCGTGCATTCCCGCAAAACCGCGGAGATCGAACCATTCCTCGACCGGATCGTCTGCGGCGATGCGGCCGGTATCCTTGCCACCCTCCCGTCCGAAAGTGTCGATCTTGTCATCACCTCCCCGCCGTACAACTTCGGCCACTCTTATGCCCACGACCCCCATGATGATACCCACGAGTGGAACGAGTACTTTGCCACCCTCAACCGGGTCTGGACCGAATGCGAACGGGTGCTCGTGCCCGGCGGGAGGATTGCGGTGAACGTCCAGCCGCTCTTCTCCGATTACGTGCCCACCCACCACATCATCTCCCGCCAGCTTGCCGCGCTCGGCCTGCTCTGGAAAGCGGAATTCCTGTGGGAGAAGAACAACTACAATGCCAAGTACACCGCGTGGGGGAGCTGGAAGTCGCCGTCCATGCCCTACATCAAGTACACCTGGGAGTTCATCGAGGTCTTCGACAAGGGCACGCACAAGAAGACCGGCCGGCGCGAGGACATCGACATTACCGCGGACGAGTTCAAGGAATGGGTGATCGGCCGCTGGAAGATAACCCCCGAGCACCGGATGAAGGAGTTCTCCCACCCGGCAATGTTTCCCGAGGAGCTCCCCCGCCGGCTCATGAAACTATTTTCGTACAAAAACGATATCGTGCTCGACCCTTTCAACGGGACCGGGACAACGACCCTTGTTGCAGCAAAGAACGGGCGCCGGTTCATCGGGATCGATATCTCGGAGCAGTACTGCGATACGGCCCGGGAACGCCTCGGGTCAGCAGCACCCGGGCGCCGGTCTCCCGGTTAG